In a genomic window of Pangasianodon hypophthalmus isolate fPanHyp1 chromosome 19, fPanHyp1.pri, whole genome shotgun sequence:
- the matn3a gene encoding matrilin-3a isoform X5, which translates to MKPFIAVLLSCLSFIHLVDISDCYNVIYPSQILAQSYAQRRNYANPSNTRLPLRTLNPAVDSSKYRLNGEQYLHKDQPKVLPQLVSYPIPKSLSPAKVYDWQKDLSTTEKRPSPSPENQQLKGEWTPVVCRKVSTSEGSLTGSDGRVTVTEESLAGQERSRAAPEETLAVPGLSTTVKEQSLVIPELSPAGPDRSHPGQGQSREGPEQPLVVPGLSTLVPEISFTDPEQSLVIPEPSHVGPEKSLVVPGLSFSDPEQSLVVPEVTPGGPEQSAANPERSHIPTGDPGIPFQPTSPPVHQWTWITSSLRPNLSLPKSTLAPQLFRESTSSQSVPASTLAPQLSNEATSSRFLPASTLAPQQYPKTTSAQPQAPLSAGRTATDSHCRSRPLDLVFIIDSSRSVRPGEFEKVKVFLSDMVDTLDIGADATRVAVVNYASTVKIEFLLKDHLKKQNMKQAISVIEPLAAGTMTGLAIKKAMEEAFTEQSGARPKSQNIAKVAIIVTDGRPQDQVEEVSAAARARGIEIYAVGVDRADMRSLKLMASNPLEDHVFYVETYGVIEKLTSKFRETLCEVKVEVIQDPCHCEAILAFQRQTQNSIQALNGKLADITKKVEQMERMLSHK; encoded by the exons ATGAAGCCCTTCATCGCGGTTTTACTCTCTTGcctttcattcatccatttggTGGATATCTCTGACTGCTATAATGTTATTTATCCATCACAGATTTTAGCCCAAAGTTACGCACAAAGAAGAAACTATGCTAATCCATCCAACACCAGACTACCACTGAGGACGCTTAATCCAGCAG TAGACAGCAGTAAATATCGGTTAAATGGAGAGCAGTATCTTCATAAAGACCAGCCAAAGGTTTTGCCACAACTGGTGAGCTATCCTATACCCAAGAGTCTTTCTCCAGCTAAGGTTTATGACTGGCAAAAAGACTTATCCACAACAGAGAAAAGGCCGTCTCCATCGCCGGAGAACCAGCAGCTGAAGGGTGAATGGACACCAGTAGTTTGCCGCAAAGTATCAACTTCTGAAGGATCGCTTACAGGTTCAGACGGACGCGTTACAGTCACGGAAGAATCGCTTGCAGGTCAGGAACGTTCGCGTGCAGCTCCGGAAGAAACACTTGCAGTTCCAGGACTTTCAACCACAGTTAAAGAACAATCACTTGTAATTCCAGAATTATCACCTGCAGGTCCAGACAGGTCACATCCAGGCCAGGGACAATCACGAGAAGGTCCAGAACAACCACTTGTAGTTCCAGGACTTTCAACTTTAGTACCAGAAATTTCGTTTACAGATCCAGAACAGTCACTTGTAATTCCAGAACCTTCACATGTAGGTCCAGAAAAGTCTCTTGTAGTTCCAGGACTTTCATTTTCAGACCCAGAACAATCACTTGTAGTTCCAGAAGTAACACCTGGAGGTCCTGAACAATCAGCAGCAAATCCAGAACGATCACACATTCCAACAGGTGACCCAGGGATACCTTTCCAACCAACATCTCCTCCTGTACACCAGTGGACCTGGATAACCTCCTCACTGCGGCCAAATCTCTCACTGCCAAAGTCCACTCTGGCGCCACAACTATTCCGTGAATCCACCTCATCTCAGTCCGTGCCAGCATCCACTCTGGCGCCACAACTATCCAATGAAGCCACCTCATCTCGATTCTTGCCAGCGTCCACTCTGGCGCCACAGCAGTATCCTAAAACAACCTCAGCTCAGCCTCAGGCTCCACTCAGTGCAGGGAGGACAG cTACAGATTCTCACTGTAGGAGCCGCCCACTGGACCTTGTCTTTATCATAGACAGCTCTCGCAGTGTGCGTCCAGGTGAGTTTGAGAAGGTTAAGGTCTTCCTTTCAGACATGGTGGACACTCTGGACATCGGCGCTGATGCCACCCGGGTCGCCGTGGTGAACTACGCCAGCACTGTCAAAATCGAGTTCCTCCTCAAAGAccatctgaaaaaacaaaacatgaagcaAGCAATCAGTGTCATCGAACCCCTGGCTGCGGGGACCATGACCGGTCTGGCCATCAAGAAAGCCATGGAAGAGGCCTTCACCGAGCAGTCAGGGGCACGGCCGAAATCACAGAACATCGCAAAGGTGGCCATCATTGTCACGGATGGGCGTCCTCAGGATCAGGTGGAGGAGGTGTCTGCTGCAGCCCGAGCCCGAGGGATCGAGATCTACGCCGTGGGGGTGGACCGGGCCGACATGCGGTCGCTCAAGCTCATGGCCAGCAACCCACTGGAAGACCACGTGTTCTACGTGGAGACGTACGGCGTCATCGAGAAGCTCACCTCCAAGTTCAGGGAGACTCTGTGTG AGGTGAAGGTGGAGGTCATTCAGGATCCGTGTCACTGTGAGGCCATACTGGCTTTCCAAAGGCAGACACAAAACTCCATCCAGGCCCTGAATGGCAA ACTAGCAGACATCACCAAGAAAGTTGAGCAAATGGAAAGGATGTTGTCCCACAAGTGA
- the matn3a gene encoding matrilin-3a isoform X1 produces MKPFIAVLLSCLSFIHLVDISDCYNVIYPSQILAQSYAQRRNYANPSNTRLPLRTLNPAVDSSKYRLNGEQYLHKDQPKVLPQLVSYPIPKSLSPAKVYDWQKDLSTTEKRPSPSPENQQLKGEWTPVVCRKVSTSEGSLTGSDGRVTVTEESLAGQERSRAAPEETLAVPGLSTTVKEQSLVIPELSPAGPDRSHPGQGQSREGPEQPLVVPGLSTLVPEISFTDPEQSLVIPEPSHVGPEKSLVVPGLSFSDPEQSLVVPEVTPGGPEQSAANPERSHIPTGDPGIPFQPTSPPVHQWTWITSSLRPNLSLPKSTLAPQLFRESTSSQSVPASTLAPQLSNEATSSRFLPASTLAPQQYPKTTSAQPQAPLSAGRTATDSHCRSRPLDLVFIIDSSRSVRPGEFEKVKVFLSDMVDTLDIGADATRVAVVNYASTVKIEFLLKDHLKKQNMKQAISVIEPLAAGTMTGLAIKKAMEEAFTEQSGARPKSQNIAKVAIIVTDGRPQDQVEEVSAAARARGIEIYAVGVDRADMRSLKLMASNPLEDHVFYVETYGVIEKLTSKFRETLCGVSPCKIGHSCQHICVGSGMSYYCKCRPGYVLNEDKRTCSIGRDGGRDGHTDGAGNGRNDGDEDSESSTSIDACALGHDCQHTCVSSGSSYYCTCPPGFVLMQDKKSCFKASVGDDDDDDDDDSSASLDQCEMGHDCEHICVSSDGSYHCECRRGFVLNEDKKTCSRLDQCGMGHDCEHICVSSDGSYHCECWRGFVLNEDKKTCSQVKVEVIQDPCHCEAILAFQRQTQNSIQALNGKLADITKKVEQMERMLSHK; encoded by the exons ATGAAGCCCTTCATCGCGGTTTTACTCTCTTGcctttcattcatccatttggTGGATATCTCTGACTGCTATAATGTTATTTATCCATCACAGATTTTAGCCCAAAGTTACGCACAAAGAAGAAACTATGCTAATCCATCCAACACCAGACTACCACTGAGGACGCTTAATCCAGCAG TAGACAGCAGTAAATATCGGTTAAATGGAGAGCAGTATCTTCATAAAGACCAGCCAAAGGTTTTGCCACAACTGGTGAGCTATCCTATACCCAAGAGTCTTTCTCCAGCTAAGGTTTATGACTGGCAAAAAGACTTATCCACAACAGAGAAAAGGCCGTCTCCATCGCCGGAGAACCAGCAGCTGAAGGGTGAATGGACACCAGTAGTTTGCCGCAAAGTATCAACTTCTGAAGGATCGCTTACAGGTTCAGACGGACGCGTTACAGTCACGGAAGAATCGCTTGCAGGTCAGGAACGTTCGCGTGCAGCTCCGGAAGAAACACTTGCAGTTCCAGGACTTTCAACCACAGTTAAAGAACAATCACTTGTAATTCCAGAATTATCACCTGCAGGTCCAGACAGGTCACATCCAGGCCAGGGACAATCACGAGAAGGTCCAGAACAACCACTTGTAGTTCCAGGACTTTCAACTTTAGTACCAGAAATTTCGTTTACAGATCCAGAACAGTCACTTGTAATTCCAGAACCTTCACATGTAGGTCCAGAAAAGTCTCTTGTAGTTCCAGGACTTTCATTTTCAGACCCAGAACAATCACTTGTAGTTCCAGAAGTAACACCTGGAGGTCCTGAACAATCAGCAGCAAATCCAGAACGATCACACATTCCAACAGGTGACCCAGGGATACCTTTCCAACCAACATCTCCTCCTGTACACCAGTGGACCTGGATAACCTCCTCACTGCGGCCAAATCTCTCACTGCCAAAGTCCACTCTGGCGCCACAACTATTCCGTGAATCCACCTCATCTCAGTCCGTGCCAGCATCCACTCTGGCGCCACAACTATCCAATGAAGCCACCTCATCTCGATTCTTGCCAGCGTCCACTCTGGCGCCACAGCAGTATCCTAAAACAACCTCAGCTCAGCCTCAGGCTCCACTCAGTGCAGGGAGGACAG cTACAGATTCTCACTGTAGGAGCCGCCCACTGGACCTTGTCTTTATCATAGACAGCTCTCGCAGTGTGCGTCCAGGTGAGTTTGAGAAGGTTAAGGTCTTCCTTTCAGACATGGTGGACACTCTGGACATCGGCGCTGATGCCACCCGGGTCGCCGTGGTGAACTACGCCAGCACTGTCAAAATCGAGTTCCTCCTCAAAGAccatctgaaaaaacaaaacatgaagcaAGCAATCAGTGTCATCGAACCCCTGGCTGCGGGGACCATGACCGGTCTGGCCATCAAGAAAGCCATGGAAGAGGCCTTCACCGAGCAGTCAGGGGCACGGCCGAAATCACAGAACATCGCAAAGGTGGCCATCATTGTCACGGATGGGCGTCCTCAGGATCAGGTGGAGGAGGTGTCTGCTGCAGCCCGAGCCCGAGGGATCGAGATCTACGCCGTGGGGGTGGACCGGGCCGACATGCGGTCGCTCAAGCTCATGGCCAGCAACCCACTGGAAGACCACGTGTTCTACGTGGAGACGTACGGCGTCATCGAGAAGCTCACCTCCAAGTTCAGGGAGACTCTGTGTG GTGTATCCCCATGCAAAATTGGACACAGCTGTCAACACATCTGTGTTGGAAGTGGAATGTCCTATTACTGCAAGTGTCGTCCTGGCTATGTCTTAAACGAAGACAAGAGAACATGTTCCATTGGCAGGGATGGTGGCCGTGATGGTCACACCGATGGTGCAGGCAATGGACGTAATGATGGCGACGAAGATAGTGAAAGTAGCACCA GTATCGATGCTTGTGCACTGGGTCATGACTGTCAGCACACTTGTGTGAGCAGTGGCTCCTCCTATTACTGCACCTGTCCCCCAGGCTTTGTCTTGATGCAGGACAAGAAGTCTTGTTTCAAGGCCagtgttggtgatgatgatgatgatgatgatgatgacagtagTGCCA GTCTGGACCAGTGTGAGATGGGACATGACTGTGAGCACATTTGTGTCAGCAGTGATGGCTCCTATCACTGTGAATGCCGGAGAGGCTTTGTCTTGAATGAAGACAAGAAAACTTGTTCAC GTCTGGACCAGTGCGGGATGGGACATGACTGTGAGCACATTTGTGTCAGCAGTGATGGCTCCTATCACTGTGAATGCTGGAGGGgctttgttttaaatgaagaCAAGAAAACTTGTTCAC AGGTGAAGGTGGAGGTCATTCAGGATCCGTGTCACTGTGAGGCCATACTGGCTTTCCAAAGGCAGACACAAAACTCCATCCAGGCCCTGAATGGCAA ACTAGCAGACATCACCAAGAAAGTTGAGCAAATGGAAAGGATGTTGTCCCACAAGTGA
- the matn3a gene encoding matrilin-3a isoform X4, which yields MKPFIAVLLSCLSFIHLVDISDCYNVIYPSQILAQSYAQRRNYANPSNTRLPLRTLNPAVDSSKYRLNGEQYLHKDQPKVLPQLVSYPIPKSLSPAKVYDWQKDLSTTEKRPSPSPENQQLKGEWTPVVCRKVSTSEGSLTGSDGRVTVTEESLAGQERSRAAPEETLAVPGLSTTVKEQSLVIPELSPAGPDRSHPGQGQSREGPEQPLVVPGLSTLVPEISFTDPEQSLVIPEPSHVGPEKSLVVPGLSFSDPEQSLVVPEVTPGGPEQSAANPERSHIPTGDPGIPFQPTSPPVHQWTWITSSLRPNLSLPKSTLAPQLFRESTSSQSVPASTLAPQLSNEATSSRFLPASTLAPQQYPKTTSAQPQAPLSAGRTATDSHCRSRPLDLVFIIDSSRSVRPGEFEKVKVFLSDMVDTLDIGADATRVAVVNYASTVKIEFLLKDHLKKQNMKQAISVIEPLAAGTMTGLAIKKAMEEAFTEQSGARPKSQNIAKVAIIVTDGRPQDQVEEVSAAARARGIEIYAVGVDRADMRSLKLMASNPLEDHVFYVETYGVIEKLTSKFRETLCGMDPCAMGNDCEHICVSSGSSFYCKCQKSYILNEDQRTCSLKQVKVEVIQDPCHCEAILAFQRQTQNSIQALNGKLADITKKVEQMERMLSHK from the exons ATGAAGCCCTTCATCGCGGTTTTACTCTCTTGcctttcattcatccatttggTGGATATCTCTGACTGCTATAATGTTATTTATCCATCACAGATTTTAGCCCAAAGTTACGCACAAAGAAGAAACTATGCTAATCCATCCAACACCAGACTACCACTGAGGACGCTTAATCCAGCAG TAGACAGCAGTAAATATCGGTTAAATGGAGAGCAGTATCTTCATAAAGACCAGCCAAAGGTTTTGCCACAACTGGTGAGCTATCCTATACCCAAGAGTCTTTCTCCAGCTAAGGTTTATGACTGGCAAAAAGACTTATCCACAACAGAGAAAAGGCCGTCTCCATCGCCGGAGAACCAGCAGCTGAAGGGTGAATGGACACCAGTAGTTTGCCGCAAAGTATCAACTTCTGAAGGATCGCTTACAGGTTCAGACGGACGCGTTACAGTCACGGAAGAATCGCTTGCAGGTCAGGAACGTTCGCGTGCAGCTCCGGAAGAAACACTTGCAGTTCCAGGACTTTCAACCACAGTTAAAGAACAATCACTTGTAATTCCAGAATTATCACCTGCAGGTCCAGACAGGTCACATCCAGGCCAGGGACAATCACGAGAAGGTCCAGAACAACCACTTGTAGTTCCAGGACTTTCAACTTTAGTACCAGAAATTTCGTTTACAGATCCAGAACAGTCACTTGTAATTCCAGAACCTTCACATGTAGGTCCAGAAAAGTCTCTTGTAGTTCCAGGACTTTCATTTTCAGACCCAGAACAATCACTTGTAGTTCCAGAAGTAACACCTGGAGGTCCTGAACAATCAGCAGCAAATCCAGAACGATCACACATTCCAACAGGTGACCCAGGGATACCTTTCCAACCAACATCTCCTCCTGTACACCAGTGGACCTGGATAACCTCCTCACTGCGGCCAAATCTCTCACTGCCAAAGTCCACTCTGGCGCCACAACTATTCCGTGAATCCACCTCATCTCAGTCCGTGCCAGCATCCACTCTGGCGCCACAACTATCCAATGAAGCCACCTCATCTCGATTCTTGCCAGCGTCCACTCTGGCGCCACAGCAGTATCCTAAAACAACCTCAGCTCAGCCTCAGGCTCCACTCAGTGCAGGGAGGACAG cTACAGATTCTCACTGTAGGAGCCGCCCACTGGACCTTGTCTTTATCATAGACAGCTCTCGCAGTGTGCGTCCAGGTGAGTTTGAGAAGGTTAAGGTCTTCCTTTCAGACATGGTGGACACTCTGGACATCGGCGCTGATGCCACCCGGGTCGCCGTGGTGAACTACGCCAGCACTGTCAAAATCGAGTTCCTCCTCAAAGAccatctgaaaaaacaaaacatgaagcaAGCAATCAGTGTCATCGAACCCCTGGCTGCGGGGACCATGACCGGTCTGGCCATCAAGAAAGCCATGGAAGAGGCCTTCACCGAGCAGTCAGGGGCACGGCCGAAATCACAGAACATCGCAAAGGTGGCCATCATTGTCACGGATGGGCGTCCTCAGGATCAGGTGGAGGAGGTGTCTGCTGCAGCCCGAGCCCGAGGGATCGAGATCTACGCCGTGGGGGTGGACCGGGCCGACATGCGGTCGCTCAAGCTCATGGCCAGCAACCCACTGGAAGACCACGTGTTCTACGTGGAGACGTACGGCGTCATCGAGAAGCTCACCTCCAAGTTCAGGGAGACTCTGTGTG GTATGGATCCCTGTGCCATGGGAAATGACTGCGAGCACATTTGTGTCAGCAGTGGCTCCTCCTTTTACTGCAAGTGTCAGAAGAGTTATATTTTGAACGAGGACCAGAGAACATGCTCCCTCAAAC AGGTGAAGGTGGAGGTCATTCAGGATCCGTGTCACTGTGAGGCCATACTGGCTTTCCAAAGGCAGACACAAAACTCCATCCAGGCCCTGAATGGCAA ACTAGCAGACATCACCAAGAAAGTTGAGCAAATGGAAAGGATGTTGTCCCACAAGTGA
- the matn3a gene encoding matrilin-3a isoform X3 yields the protein MKPFIAVLLSCLSFIHLVDISDCYNVIYPSQILAQSYAQRRNYANPSNTRLPLRTLNPAVDSSKYRLNGEQYLHKDQPKVLPQLVSYPIPKSLSPAKVYDWQKDLSTTEKRPSPSPENQQLKGEWTPVVCRKVSTSEGSLTGSDGRVTVTEESLAGQERSRAAPEETLAVPGLSTTVKEQSLVIPELSPAGPDRSHPGQGQSREGPEQPLVVPGLSTLVPEISFTDPEQSLVIPEPSHVGPEKSLVVPGLSFSDPEQSLVVPEVTPGGPEQSAANPERSHIPTGDPGIPFQPTSPPVHQWTWITSSLRPNLSLPKSTLAPQLFRESTSSQSVPASTLAPQLSNEATSSRFLPASTLAPQQYPKTTSAQPQAPLSAGRTATDSHCRSRPLDLVFIIDSSRSVRPGEFEKVKVFLSDMVDTLDIGADATRVAVVNYASTVKIEFLLKDHLKKQNMKQAISVIEPLAAGTMTGLAIKKAMEEAFTEQSGARPKSQNIAKVAIIVTDGRPQDQVEEVSAAARARGIEIYAVGVDRADMRSLKLMASNPLEDHVFYVETYGVIEKLTSKFRETLCGVSPCKIGHSCQHICVGSGMSYYCKCRPGYVLNEDKRTCSIGRDGGRDGHTDGAGNGRNDGDEDSESSTSIDACALGHDCQHTCVSSGSSYYCTCPPGFVLMQDKKSCFKASVGDDDDDDDDDSSASLDQCEMGHDCEHICVSSDGSYHCECRRGFVLNEDKKTCSQVKVEVIQDPCHCEAILAFQRQTQNSIQALNGKLADITKKVEQMERMLSHK from the exons ATGAAGCCCTTCATCGCGGTTTTACTCTCTTGcctttcattcatccatttggTGGATATCTCTGACTGCTATAATGTTATTTATCCATCACAGATTTTAGCCCAAAGTTACGCACAAAGAAGAAACTATGCTAATCCATCCAACACCAGACTACCACTGAGGACGCTTAATCCAGCAG TAGACAGCAGTAAATATCGGTTAAATGGAGAGCAGTATCTTCATAAAGACCAGCCAAAGGTTTTGCCACAACTGGTGAGCTATCCTATACCCAAGAGTCTTTCTCCAGCTAAGGTTTATGACTGGCAAAAAGACTTATCCACAACAGAGAAAAGGCCGTCTCCATCGCCGGAGAACCAGCAGCTGAAGGGTGAATGGACACCAGTAGTTTGCCGCAAAGTATCAACTTCTGAAGGATCGCTTACAGGTTCAGACGGACGCGTTACAGTCACGGAAGAATCGCTTGCAGGTCAGGAACGTTCGCGTGCAGCTCCGGAAGAAACACTTGCAGTTCCAGGACTTTCAACCACAGTTAAAGAACAATCACTTGTAATTCCAGAATTATCACCTGCAGGTCCAGACAGGTCACATCCAGGCCAGGGACAATCACGAGAAGGTCCAGAACAACCACTTGTAGTTCCAGGACTTTCAACTTTAGTACCAGAAATTTCGTTTACAGATCCAGAACAGTCACTTGTAATTCCAGAACCTTCACATGTAGGTCCAGAAAAGTCTCTTGTAGTTCCAGGACTTTCATTTTCAGACCCAGAACAATCACTTGTAGTTCCAGAAGTAACACCTGGAGGTCCTGAACAATCAGCAGCAAATCCAGAACGATCACACATTCCAACAGGTGACCCAGGGATACCTTTCCAACCAACATCTCCTCCTGTACACCAGTGGACCTGGATAACCTCCTCACTGCGGCCAAATCTCTCACTGCCAAAGTCCACTCTGGCGCCACAACTATTCCGTGAATCCACCTCATCTCAGTCCGTGCCAGCATCCACTCTGGCGCCACAACTATCCAATGAAGCCACCTCATCTCGATTCTTGCCAGCGTCCACTCTGGCGCCACAGCAGTATCCTAAAACAACCTCAGCTCAGCCTCAGGCTCCACTCAGTGCAGGGAGGACAG cTACAGATTCTCACTGTAGGAGCCGCCCACTGGACCTTGTCTTTATCATAGACAGCTCTCGCAGTGTGCGTCCAGGTGAGTTTGAGAAGGTTAAGGTCTTCCTTTCAGACATGGTGGACACTCTGGACATCGGCGCTGATGCCACCCGGGTCGCCGTGGTGAACTACGCCAGCACTGTCAAAATCGAGTTCCTCCTCAAAGAccatctgaaaaaacaaaacatgaagcaAGCAATCAGTGTCATCGAACCCCTGGCTGCGGGGACCATGACCGGTCTGGCCATCAAGAAAGCCATGGAAGAGGCCTTCACCGAGCAGTCAGGGGCACGGCCGAAATCACAGAACATCGCAAAGGTGGCCATCATTGTCACGGATGGGCGTCCTCAGGATCAGGTGGAGGAGGTGTCTGCTGCAGCCCGAGCCCGAGGGATCGAGATCTACGCCGTGGGGGTGGACCGGGCCGACATGCGGTCGCTCAAGCTCATGGCCAGCAACCCACTGGAAGACCACGTGTTCTACGTGGAGACGTACGGCGTCATCGAGAAGCTCACCTCCAAGTTCAGGGAGACTCTGTGTG GTGTATCCCCATGCAAAATTGGACACAGCTGTCAACACATCTGTGTTGGAAGTGGAATGTCCTATTACTGCAAGTGTCGTCCTGGCTATGTCTTAAACGAAGACAAGAGAACATGTTCCATTGGCAGGGATGGTGGCCGTGATGGTCACACCGATGGTGCAGGCAATGGACGTAATGATGGCGACGAAGATAGTGAAAGTAGCACCA GTATCGATGCTTGTGCACTGGGTCATGACTGTCAGCACACTTGTGTGAGCAGTGGCTCCTCCTATTACTGCACCTGTCCCCCAGGCTTTGTCTTGATGCAGGACAAGAAGTCTTGTTTCAAGGCCagtgttggtgatgatgatgatgatgatgatgatgacagtagTGCCA GTCTGGACCAGTGTGAGATGGGACATGACTGTGAGCACATTTGTGTCAGCAGTGATGGCTCCTATCACTGTGAATGCCGGAGAGGCTTTGTCTTGAATGAAGACAAGAAAACTTGTTCAC AGGTGAAGGTGGAGGTCATTCAGGATCCGTGTCACTGTGAGGCCATACTGGCTTTCCAAAGGCAGACACAAAACTCCATCCAGGCCCTGAATGGCAA ACTAGCAGACATCACCAAGAAAGTTGAGCAAATGGAAAGGATGTTGTCCCACAAGTGA
- the matn3a gene encoding matrilin-3a isoform X7 — protein sequence MKPFIAVLLSCLSFIHLVDISDCYNVIYPSQILAQSYAQRRNYANPSNTRLPLRTLNPAATDSHCRSRPLDLVFIIDSSRSVRPGEFEKVKVFLSDMVDTLDIGADATRVAVVNYASTVKIEFLLKDHLKKQNMKQAISVIEPLAAGTMTGLAIKKAMEEAFTEQSGARPKSQNIAKVAIIVTDGRPQDQVEEVSAAARARGIEIYAVGVDRADMRSLKLMASNPLEDHVFYVETYGVIEKLTSKFRETLCGMDPCAMGNDCEHICVSSGSSFYCKCQKSYILNEDQRTCSLKQVKVEVIQDPCHCEAILAFQRQTQNSIQALNGKLADITKKVEQMERMLSHK from the exons ATGAAGCCCTTCATCGCGGTTTTACTCTCTTGcctttcattcatccatttggTGGATATCTCTGACTGCTATAATGTTATTTATCCATCACAGATTTTAGCCCAAAGTTACGCACAAAGAAGAAACTATGCTAATCCATCCAACACCAGACTACCACTGAGGACGCTTAATCCAGCAG cTACAGATTCTCACTGTAGGAGCCGCCCACTGGACCTTGTCTTTATCATAGACAGCTCTCGCAGTGTGCGTCCAGGTGAGTTTGAGAAGGTTAAGGTCTTCCTTTCAGACATGGTGGACACTCTGGACATCGGCGCTGATGCCACCCGGGTCGCCGTGGTGAACTACGCCAGCACTGTCAAAATCGAGTTCCTCCTCAAAGAccatctgaaaaaacaaaacatgaagcaAGCAATCAGTGTCATCGAACCCCTGGCTGCGGGGACCATGACCGGTCTGGCCATCAAGAAAGCCATGGAAGAGGCCTTCACCGAGCAGTCAGGGGCACGGCCGAAATCACAGAACATCGCAAAGGTGGCCATCATTGTCACGGATGGGCGTCCTCAGGATCAGGTGGAGGAGGTGTCTGCTGCAGCCCGAGCCCGAGGGATCGAGATCTACGCCGTGGGGGTGGACCGGGCCGACATGCGGTCGCTCAAGCTCATGGCCAGCAACCCACTGGAAGACCACGTGTTCTACGTGGAGACGTACGGCGTCATCGAGAAGCTCACCTCCAAGTTCAGGGAGACTCTGTGTG GTATGGATCCCTGTGCCATGGGAAATGACTGCGAGCACATTTGTGTCAGCAGTGGCTCCTCCTTTTACTGCAAGTGTCAGAAGAGTTATATTTTGAACGAGGACCAGAGAACATGCTCCCTCAAAC AGGTGAAGGTGGAGGTCATTCAGGATCCGTGTCACTGTGAGGCCATACTGGCTTTCCAAAGGCAGACACAAAACTCCATCCAGGCCCTGAATGGCAA ACTAGCAGACATCACCAAGAAAGTTGAGCAAATGGAAAGGATGTTGTCCCACAAGTGA